One window of Parambassis ranga chromosome 3, fParRan2.1, whole genome shotgun sequence genomic DNA carries:
- the sema6d gene encoding semaphorin-6D isoform X3, producing MGQRAALLLIELLLLLLLTASHTLLAVSFPEDTVPLDVVDAQFARRYPAFRGRPSGNESQHRLDFQLMTKIQDTLFIAGRDQVYLVSLRESYRNEIIPYRKLTWRSGQADREMCAVRGKHRDECHNFIKVLVPRNDDLVFICGTNGFNPMCRYYRLDNLEFDGEEINGLARCPFDSKQTNVALFAEGKLYSATVADFQASDSVIYRSMGDGSALRTIKYDSKWLKEPRFLNGAEYGNYVYFFYREIAVEHSNLGKVVYSRVARICKNDVGGSQRVLEKHWTSFVKARLNCSVPGESFFYFDVLQSITDIININGVPSVVGVFTTQMNSIPGSAVCAFSMADIEKVFQGRFKEQKTPDSVWTPYPEEKLPKPRPGCCAGHGPAASFKSSVEFPDDTLQFIKSHPLMDTAVPSIGDEPWFTKTRVRYRLTALAVDNEAGPHKNYTVVFIGAESGVVLKVLAKTTSVSLNDSLLLEEMDIFNKAKCLSNREDDKRVLSLHVDKETHSLYVAFSSCVIRVPLSRCERHSSCHKSCIASRDPYCGWKPHGACERILPGVLTGYEQDVEFGNTTLLGDCQAFLGTTSAPDYKSFGDPTSGVWDIQAGETNQMVHMNILITCVFAAFLVGALLAGLMVFCYRDSFLRKPRHDHKDVESAPPSCSDSTGSFVKLNGLFDSPVKEYQANIDSPKLYTNLLSNGKDLNIPNGDTKTMILRDGCQPPELAALPTPESTPVLQQKGLQPIKNQWERAHGKVSGPRKESSSSAKSPQFLPSSAPANPHHPHLALGHSNIPSAVVLPNATHDHPNLDNGDDTLPHSSEKKLKNPDSKGSRKDQKRSVDARNTLNDLLKHLNDSVASPKAILQEGSGPRPRQHLTLEPMEELTEVPPKVPSREASLYSPSSSLPRHSPTKRVDVPMPTTPTTPTGSLSMGGTLERQRGGYQLHRSASHRHSLSTSPNGVTMGVSVSRQHSMNRGGYMPPTPPSRLDSHGGLMSPGMNPSSVTRQSSYSGHGSLPRTGLKRTPSLKPDVPPKPNGFSPQTSQMRVVNKYSY from the exons TGCGCTTCTGCTcattgagctgctgctgctgctgttgctgacaGCCTCGCACACTCTCCTCGCAGTCAGCTTCCCAGAGGACACCGTACCCCTTGATGTCGTCGACGCACAAT ttgcaCGGAGGTACCCTGCGTTCAGAGGCAGGCCCTCTGGAAATGAGTCACAGCATCGCCTTGACTTTCAGCTGATGACCAAGATACAGGACACTCTGTTCATCGCTGGCAG AGATCAGGTGTACCTCGTCAGTCTGAGAGAATCCTACAGGAATGAGATCATTCCTTACCGG aagcTAACATGGCGATCGGGCCAAGCTGACAGAGAGATGTGTGCTGTCAGGGGAAAACACAGA gACGAGTGCCACAACTTCATCAAAGTGCTGGTTCCCAGAAACGACGATCTGGTGTTCATCTGTGGGACCAACGGCTTTAACCCCATGTGCAGATACTACAGG CTGGATAACCTAGAGTTTGACGGGGAAGAGATCAATGGACTGGCACGGTGCCCGTTTGACTCCAAGCAAACCAACGTTGCCCTTTTTGCTG agGGGAAGCTGTATTCTGCAACCGTAGCTGACTTTCAGGCTAGTGATTCTGTCATCTATCGCAGTATGGGTGATGGATCAGCTTTGAGAACCATCAAATATGACTCCAAATGGTTGAAAG AACCTCGTTTCCTGAATGGAGCGGAGTATGGGAATTATGTGTACTTTTTCTACCGAGAGATTGCAGTGGAGCACAGCAATCTGGGAAAG GTTGTGTATTCTCGTGTGGCCCGGATCTGTAAAAATGATGTTGGAGGGTCACAGCGGGTCCTGGAGAAGCACTGGACATCCTTTGTGAAGGCGAGGCTGAACTGCTCCGTGCCAGGAGAGTCCTTCTTCTACTTTGATGTGCTTCAGTCCATCACtgacatcatcaacatcaaCGGGGTTCCCTCAGTGGTGGGAGTGTTCACCACACAGATGAACAG catccCTGGGTCTGCAGTGTGTGCCTTCTCCATGGCAGACATAGAGAAGGTGTTCCAGGGACGGTTTAAAGAGCAGAAGACTCCCGACTCTGTGTGGACTCCCTATCCAGAGGAGAAGCTGCCCAAACCTCG ACCCGGGTGCTGTGCAGGTCATGGTCCAGCTGCGTCCTTTAAGAGCTCTGTCGAATTCCCGGACGATACCCTGCAGTTCATCAAGTCCCACCCACTCATGGACACAGCTGTGCCTTCGATTGGAGATGAGCCGTGGTTCACCAAGACACGTGTTAG GTACAGACTGACAGCACTGGCTGTGGACAATGAAGCAGGACCCCACAAGAACTACACAGTTGTGTTCATCGGCGCTGAATCAGGGGTCGTCCTCAAGGTTTTAGCCAAGACCACCTCTGTTTCCCTAAATGACAGCCTGCTTCTGGAGGAGATGGACATCTTCAACAAGGCCAA GTGCCTGTCTAACCGCGAGGATGACAAGcgtgtcctctctctgcacGTGGACAAAGAGACGCACAGCCTTTATGTCGCCTTTTCAAGCTGTGTCATCCGTGTTCCCCTGAGCCGCTGTGAAAGGCATTCTTCCTGCCACAA gTCCTGTATTGCATCAAGGGATCCTTACTGCGGCTGGAAGCCTCATGGCGCCTGTGAAAGGATACTGCCTGGTGTTTT GACTGGATATGAGCAGGATGTTGAATTTGGAAACACAACACTCCTCGGTGACTGTCAAG CGTTTTTGGGCACTACTTCAGCGCCAGATTACAAATCATTTGGCGACCCTACCTCTG GTGTGTGGGATATCCAAGCAGGTGAGACCAACCAGATGGTCCACATGAACATCCTCATCACCTGCGTGTTTGCTGCTTTCCTCGTTGGTGCCCTCCTGGCTGGACTTATGGTTTTCTGCTACCGAGACTCATTTCTGCGTAAACCAAGGCACGACCACAAGGATGTCGAGTCTGCACCACCATCCTGCTCCGATTCCACTGGAAGCTTTGTCAAGCTCAACGGCCTCTTTGACAGCCCTGTAAAG GAGTACCAAGCCAACATTGATTCACCAAAGCTGTACACCAATCTGCTGAGCAATGGCAAAGATCTGAATATCCCCAATGGTGACACAAAGACCATGATCCTGCGGGATGGCTGTCAACCCCCTGAGCTGGCTGCCTTGCCCACACCTGAGTCCACGCCAGTGCTTCAGCAGAAAGGCCTACAGCCCATCAAGAACCAGTGGGAGAGGGCTCACGGGAAGGTCAGTGGGCCCCGTAAGGAGTCCAGCTCCTCAGCGAAGAGTCCTCAGTTCCTTCCTTCTTCTGCTCCTGCTAACCCCCACCATCCTCATCTGGCCCTGGGACACTCCAACATCCCCAGTGCAGTTGTCCTTCCCAATGCTACACATGACCATCCTAACCTTGACAATGGAGATGATACACTGCCACATTCTTCTGAAAAGAAACTTAAGAACCCAGATTCAAAGGGAAGTAGGAAAGATCAGAAGAGGTCTGTGGATGCCAGAAACACCCTAAATGACCTTTTAAAACACCTCAATGACTCTGTGGCCAGCCCCAAGGCCATTCTTCAGGAGGGATCAGGGCCCCGCCCAAGGCAGCATCTTACACTGGAGCCCATGGAGGAACTGACTGAAGTACCCCCCAAGGTGCCCAGTCGTGAGGCCTCATTGtactctccctcatcctccctgCCTAGGCACAGCCCTACCAAGAGGGTGGATGTGCCCATGCCCACAACTCCCACTACACCAACGGGAAGCTTAAGCATGGGGGGCACcctggagaggcagagaggggggTACCAATTGCACCGGAGTGCCTCTCACAGGCACTCTTTATCCACCTCACCAAATGGGGTAACTATGGGGGTGTCTGTGTCTCGCCAGCACAGTATGAACAGAGGTGGTTACATGCCCCCAACACCCCCCTCTAGACTTGACTCCCATGGCGGATTGATGTCGCCGGGAATGAACCCATCCTCTGTAACCCGACAGAGCAGCTACAGTGGGCACGGCTCACTCCCTCGCACGGGGCTTAAACGGACCCCATCGCTAAAGCCAGATGTGCCCCCTAAACCCAATGGGTTTTCACCACAGACTTCACAGATGCGAGTGGTCAATAAGTACAGTTactga
- the sema6d gene encoding semaphorin-6D isoform X4, which yields MGQRAALLLIELLLLLLLTASHTLLAVSFPEDTVPLDVVDAQFARRYPAFRGRPSGNESQHRLDFQLMTKIQDTLFIAGRDQVYLVSLRESYRNEIIPYRKLTWRSGQADREMCAVRGKHRDECHNFIKVLVPRNDDLVFICGTNGFNPMCRYYRLDNLEFDGEEINGLARCPFDSKQTNVALFAEGKLYSATVADFQASDSVIYRSMGDGSALRTIKYDSKWLKEPRFLNGAEYGNYVYFFYREIAVEHSNLGKVVYSRVARICKNDVGGSQRVLEKHWTSFVKARLNCSVPGESFFYFDVLQSITDIININGVPSVVGVFTTQMNSIPGSAVCAFSMADIEKVFQGRFKEQKTPDSVWTPYPEEKLPKPRPGCCAGHGPAASFKSSVEFPDDTLQFIKSHPLMDTAVPSIGDEPWFTKTRVRYRLTALAVDNEAGPHKNYTVVFIGAESGVVLKVLAKTTSVSLNDSLLLEEMDIFNKAKCLSNREDDKRVLSLHVDKETHSLYVAFSSCVIRVPLSRCERHSSCHKSCIASRDPYCGWKPHGACERILPGVLTGYEQDVEFGNTTLLGDCQGVWDIQAGETNQMVHMNILITCVFAAFLVGALLAGLMVFCYRDSFLRKPRHDHKDVESAPPSCSDSTGSFVKLNGLFDSPVKEYQANIDSPKLYTNLLSNGKDLNIPNGDTKTMILRDGCQPPELAALPTPESTPVLQQKGLQPIKNQWERAHGKVSGPRKESSSSAKSPQFLPSSAPANPHHPHLALGHSNIPSAVVLPNATHDHPNLDNGDDTLPHSSEKKLKNPDSKGSRKDQKRSVDARNTLNDLLKHLNDSVASPKAILQEGSGPRPRQHLTLEPMEELTEVPPKVPSREASLYSPSSSLPRHSPTKRVDVPMPTTPTTPTGSLSMGGTLERQRGGYQLHRSASHRHSLSTSPNGVTMGVSVSRQHSMNRGGYMPPTPPSRLDSHGGLMSPGMNPSSVTRQSSYSGHGSLPRTGLKRTPSLKPDVPPKPNGFSPQTSQMRVVNKYSY from the exons TGCGCTTCTGCTcattgagctgctgctgctgctgttgctgacaGCCTCGCACACTCTCCTCGCAGTCAGCTTCCCAGAGGACACCGTACCCCTTGATGTCGTCGACGCACAAT ttgcaCGGAGGTACCCTGCGTTCAGAGGCAGGCCCTCTGGAAATGAGTCACAGCATCGCCTTGACTTTCAGCTGATGACCAAGATACAGGACACTCTGTTCATCGCTGGCAG AGATCAGGTGTACCTCGTCAGTCTGAGAGAATCCTACAGGAATGAGATCATTCCTTACCGG aagcTAACATGGCGATCGGGCCAAGCTGACAGAGAGATGTGTGCTGTCAGGGGAAAACACAGA gACGAGTGCCACAACTTCATCAAAGTGCTGGTTCCCAGAAACGACGATCTGGTGTTCATCTGTGGGACCAACGGCTTTAACCCCATGTGCAGATACTACAGG CTGGATAACCTAGAGTTTGACGGGGAAGAGATCAATGGACTGGCACGGTGCCCGTTTGACTCCAAGCAAACCAACGTTGCCCTTTTTGCTG agGGGAAGCTGTATTCTGCAACCGTAGCTGACTTTCAGGCTAGTGATTCTGTCATCTATCGCAGTATGGGTGATGGATCAGCTTTGAGAACCATCAAATATGACTCCAAATGGTTGAAAG AACCTCGTTTCCTGAATGGAGCGGAGTATGGGAATTATGTGTACTTTTTCTACCGAGAGATTGCAGTGGAGCACAGCAATCTGGGAAAG GTTGTGTATTCTCGTGTGGCCCGGATCTGTAAAAATGATGTTGGAGGGTCACAGCGGGTCCTGGAGAAGCACTGGACATCCTTTGTGAAGGCGAGGCTGAACTGCTCCGTGCCAGGAGAGTCCTTCTTCTACTTTGATGTGCTTCAGTCCATCACtgacatcatcaacatcaaCGGGGTTCCCTCAGTGGTGGGAGTGTTCACCACACAGATGAACAG catccCTGGGTCTGCAGTGTGTGCCTTCTCCATGGCAGACATAGAGAAGGTGTTCCAGGGACGGTTTAAAGAGCAGAAGACTCCCGACTCTGTGTGGACTCCCTATCCAGAGGAGAAGCTGCCCAAACCTCG ACCCGGGTGCTGTGCAGGTCATGGTCCAGCTGCGTCCTTTAAGAGCTCTGTCGAATTCCCGGACGATACCCTGCAGTTCATCAAGTCCCACCCACTCATGGACACAGCTGTGCCTTCGATTGGAGATGAGCCGTGGTTCACCAAGACACGTGTTAG GTACAGACTGACAGCACTGGCTGTGGACAATGAAGCAGGACCCCACAAGAACTACACAGTTGTGTTCATCGGCGCTGAATCAGGGGTCGTCCTCAAGGTTTTAGCCAAGACCACCTCTGTTTCCCTAAATGACAGCCTGCTTCTGGAGGAGATGGACATCTTCAACAAGGCCAA GTGCCTGTCTAACCGCGAGGATGACAAGcgtgtcctctctctgcacGTGGACAAAGAGACGCACAGCCTTTATGTCGCCTTTTCAAGCTGTGTCATCCGTGTTCCCCTGAGCCGCTGTGAAAGGCATTCTTCCTGCCACAA gTCCTGTATTGCATCAAGGGATCCTTACTGCGGCTGGAAGCCTCATGGCGCCTGTGAAAGGATACTGCCTGGTGTTTT GACTGGATATGAGCAGGATGTTGAATTTGGAAACACAACACTCCTCGGTGACTGTCAAG GTGTGTGGGATATCCAAGCAGGTGAGACCAACCAGATGGTCCACATGAACATCCTCATCACCTGCGTGTTTGCTGCTTTCCTCGTTGGTGCCCTCCTGGCTGGACTTATGGTTTTCTGCTACCGAGACTCATTTCTGCGTAAACCAAGGCACGACCACAAGGATGTCGAGTCTGCACCACCATCCTGCTCCGATTCCACTGGAAGCTTTGTCAAGCTCAACGGCCTCTTTGACAGCCCTGTAAAG GAGTACCAAGCCAACATTGATTCACCAAAGCTGTACACCAATCTGCTGAGCAATGGCAAAGATCTGAATATCCCCAATGGTGACACAAAGACCATGATCCTGCGGGATGGCTGTCAACCCCCTGAGCTGGCTGCCTTGCCCACACCTGAGTCCACGCCAGTGCTTCAGCAGAAAGGCCTACAGCCCATCAAGAACCAGTGGGAGAGGGCTCACGGGAAGGTCAGTGGGCCCCGTAAGGAGTCCAGCTCCTCAGCGAAGAGTCCTCAGTTCCTTCCTTCTTCTGCTCCTGCTAACCCCCACCATCCTCATCTGGCCCTGGGACACTCCAACATCCCCAGTGCAGTTGTCCTTCCCAATGCTACACATGACCATCCTAACCTTGACAATGGAGATGATACACTGCCACATTCTTCTGAAAAGAAACTTAAGAACCCAGATTCAAAGGGAAGTAGGAAAGATCAGAAGAGGTCTGTGGATGCCAGAAACACCCTAAATGACCTTTTAAAACACCTCAATGACTCTGTGGCCAGCCCCAAGGCCATTCTTCAGGAGGGATCAGGGCCCCGCCCAAGGCAGCATCTTACACTGGAGCCCATGGAGGAACTGACTGAAGTACCCCCCAAGGTGCCCAGTCGTGAGGCCTCATTGtactctccctcatcctccctgCCTAGGCACAGCCCTACCAAGAGGGTGGATGTGCCCATGCCCACAACTCCCACTACACCAACGGGAAGCTTAAGCATGGGGGGCACcctggagaggcagagaggggggTACCAATTGCACCGGAGTGCCTCTCACAGGCACTCTTTATCCACCTCACCAAATGGGGTAACTATGGGGGTGTCTGTGTCTCGCCAGCACAGTATGAACAGAGGTGGTTACATGCCCCCAACACCCCCCTCTAGACTTGACTCCCATGGCGGATTGATGTCGCCGGGAATGAACCCATCCTCTGTAACCCGACAGAGCAGCTACAGTGGGCACGGCTCACTCCCTCGCACGGGGCTTAAACGGACCCCATCGCTAAAGCCAGATGTGCCCCCTAAACCCAATGGGTTTTCACCACAGACTTCACAGATGCGAGTGGTCAATAAGTACAGTTactga
- the sema6d gene encoding semaphorin-6D isoform X2, producing MGQRAALLLIELLLLLLLTASHTLLAVSFPEDTVPLDVVDAQFARRYPAFRGRPSGNESQHRLDFQLMTKIQDTLFIAGRDQVYLVSLRESYRNEIIPYRKLTWRSGQADREMCAVRGKHRDECHNFIKVLVPRNDDLVFICGTNGFNPMCRYYRLDNLEFDGEEINGLARCPFDSKQTNVALFAEGKLYSATVADFQASDSVIYRSMGDGSALRTIKYDSKWLKEPRFLNGAEYGNYVYFFYREIAVEHSNLGKVVYSRVARICKNDVGGSQRVLEKHWTSFVKARLNCSVPGESFFYFDVLQSITDIININGVPSVVGVFTTQMNSIPGSAVCAFSMADIEKVFQGRFKEQKTPDSVWTPYPEEKLPKPRPGCCAGHGPAASFKSSVEFPDDTLQFIKSHPLMDTAVPSIGDEPWFTKTRVRYRLTALAVDNEAGPHKNYTVVFIGAESGVVLKVLAKTTSVSLNDSLLLEEMDIFNKAKCLSNREDDKRVLSLHVDKETHSLYVAFSSCVIRVPLSRCERHSSCHKSCIASRDPYCGWKPHGACERILPGVLTGYEQDVEFGNTTLLGDCQDMEFSSPPVTVQPSGPIHPPVLIPTQSPSSGPGPELYGSGFVLQDDPATHSLDSIPGGQEGVWDIQAGETNQMVHMNILITCVFAAFLVGALLAGLMVFCYRDSFLRKPRHDHKDVESAPPSCSDSTGSFVKLNGLFDSPVKEYQANIDSPKLYTNLLSNGKDLNIPNGDTKTMILRDGCQPPELAALPTPESTPVLQQKGLQPIKNQWERAHGKVSGPRKESSSSAKSPQFLPSSAPANPHHPHLALGHSNIPSAVVLPNATHDHPNLDNGDDTLPHSSEKKLKNPDSKGSRKDQKRSVDARNTLNDLLKHLNDSVASPKAILQEGSGPRPRQHLTLEPMEELTEVPPKVPSREASLYSPSSSLPRHSPTKRVDVPMPTTPTTPTGSLSMGGTLERQRGGYQLHRSASHRHSLSTSPNGVTMGVSVSRQHSMNRGGYMPPTPPSRLDSHGGLMSPGMNPSSVTRQSSYSGHGSLPRTGLKRTPSLKPDVPPKPNGFSPQTSQMRVVNKYSY from the exons TGCGCTTCTGCTcattgagctgctgctgctgctgttgctgacaGCCTCGCACACTCTCCTCGCAGTCAGCTTCCCAGAGGACACCGTACCCCTTGATGTCGTCGACGCACAAT ttgcaCGGAGGTACCCTGCGTTCAGAGGCAGGCCCTCTGGAAATGAGTCACAGCATCGCCTTGACTTTCAGCTGATGACCAAGATACAGGACACTCTGTTCATCGCTGGCAG AGATCAGGTGTACCTCGTCAGTCTGAGAGAATCCTACAGGAATGAGATCATTCCTTACCGG aagcTAACATGGCGATCGGGCCAAGCTGACAGAGAGATGTGTGCTGTCAGGGGAAAACACAGA gACGAGTGCCACAACTTCATCAAAGTGCTGGTTCCCAGAAACGACGATCTGGTGTTCATCTGTGGGACCAACGGCTTTAACCCCATGTGCAGATACTACAGG CTGGATAACCTAGAGTTTGACGGGGAAGAGATCAATGGACTGGCACGGTGCCCGTTTGACTCCAAGCAAACCAACGTTGCCCTTTTTGCTG agGGGAAGCTGTATTCTGCAACCGTAGCTGACTTTCAGGCTAGTGATTCTGTCATCTATCGCAGTATGGGTGATGGATCAGCTTTGAGAACCATCAAATATGACTCCAAATGGTTGAAAG AACCTCGTTTCCTGAATGGAGCGGAGTATGGGAATTATGTGTACTTTTTCTACCGAGAGATTGCAGTGGAGCACAGCAATCTGGGAAAG GTTGTGTATTCTCGTGTGGCCCGGATCTGTAAAAATGATGTTGGAGGGTCACAGCGGGTCCTGGAGAAGCACTGGACATCCTTTGTGAAGGCGAGGCTGAACTGCTCCGTGCCAGGAGAGTCCTTCTTCTACTTTGATGTGCTTCAGTCCATCACtgacatcatcaacatcaaCGGGGTTCCCTCAGTGGTGGGAGTGTTCACCACACAGATGAACAG catccCTGGGTCTGCAGTGTGTGCCTTCTCCATGGCAGACATAGAGAAGGTGTTCCAGGGACGGTTTAAAGAGCAGAAGACTCCCGACTCTGTGTGGACTCCCTATCCAGAGGAGAAGCTGCCCAAACCTCG ACCCGGGTGCTGTGCAGGTCATGGTCCAGCTGCGTCCTTTAAGAGCTCTGTCGAATTCCCGGACGATACCCTGCAGTTCATCAAGTCCCACCCACTCATGGACACAGCTGTGCCTTCGATTGGAGATGAGCCGTGGTTCACCAAGACACGTGTTAG GTACAGACTGACAGCACTGGCTGTGGACAATGAAGCAGGACCCCACAAGAACTACACAGTTGTGTTCATCGGCGCTGAATCAGGGGTCGTCCTCAAGGTTTTAGCCAAGACCACCTCTGTTTCCCTAAATGACAGCCTGCTTCTGGAGGAGATGGACATCTTCAACAAGGCCAA GTGCCTGTCTAACCGCGAGGATGACAAGcgtgtcctctctctgcacGTGGACAAAGAGACGCACAGCCTTTATGTCGCCTTTTCAAGCTGTGTCATCCGTGTTCCCCTGAGCCGCTGTGAAAGGCATTCTTCCTGCCACAA gTCCTGTATTGCATCAAGGGATCCTTACTGCGGCTGGAAGCCTCATGGCGCCTGTGAAAGGATACTGCCTGGTGTTTT GACTGGATATGAGCAGGATGTTGAATTTGGAAACACAACACTCCTCGGTGACTGTCAAG ACATGGAGTTTTCATCACCGCCAGTCACTGTCCAGCCCAGTGGGCCCATACACCCCCCAGTACTCATACCCACTCAGAGCCCCAGCTCTGGGCCTGGTCCAGAGCTCTACGGCTCAGGCTTTGTGCTGCAGGATGACCCAGCCACCCATTCTTTAGACTCTATCCCAGGGGGCCAAGAGG GTGTGTGGGATATCCAAGCAGGTGAGACCAACCAGATGGTCCACATGAACATCCTCATCACCTGCGTGTTTGCTGCTTTCCTCGTTGGTGCCCTCCTGGCTGGACTTATGGTTTTCTGCTACCGAGACTCATTTCTGCGTAAACCAAGGCACGACCACAAGGATGTCGAGTCTGCACCACCATCCTGCTCCGATTCCACTGGAAGCTTTGTCAAGCTCAACGGCCTCTTTGACAGCCCTGTAAAG GAGTACCAAGCCAACATTGATTCACCAAAGCTGTACACCAATCTGCTGAGCAATGGCAAAGATCTGAATATCCCCAATGGTGACACAAAGACCATGATCCTGCGGGATGGCTGTCAACCCCCTGAGCTGGCTGCCTTGCCCACACCTGAGTCCACGCCAGTGCTTCAGCAGAAAGGCCTACAGCCCATCAAGAACCAGTGGGAGAGGGCTCACGGGAAGGTCAGTGGGCCCCGTAAGGAGTCCAGCTCCTCAGCGAAGAGTCCTCAGTTCCTTCCTTCTTCTGCTCCTGCTAACCCCCACCATCCTCATCTGGCCCTGGGACACTCCAACATCCCCAGTGCAGTTGTCCTTCCCAATGCTACACATGACCATCCTAACCTTGACAATGGAGATGATACACTGCCACATTCTTCTGAAAAGAAACTTAAGAACCCAGATTCAAAGGGAAGTAGGAAAGATCAGAAGAGGTCTGTGGATGCCAGAAACACCCTAAATGACCTTTTAAAACACCTCAATGACTCTGTGGCCAGCCCCAAGGCCATTCTTCAGGAGGGATCAGGGCCCCGCCCAAGGCAGCATCTTACACTGGAGCCCATGGAGGAACTGACTGAAGTACCCCCCAAGGTGCCCAGTCGTGAGGCCTCATTGtactctccctcatcctccctgCCTAGGCACAGCCCTACCAAGAGGGTGGATGTGCCCATGCCCACAACTCCCACTACACCAACGGGAAGCTTAAGCATGGGGGGCACcctggagaggcagagaggggggTACCAATTGCACCGGAGTGCCTCTCACAGGCACTCTTTATCCACCTCACCAAATGGGGTAACTATGGGGGTGTCTGTGTCTCGCCAGCACAGTATGAACAGAGGTGGTTACATGCCCCCAACACCCCCCTCTAGACTTGACTCCCATGGCGGATTGATGTCGCCGGGAATGAACCCATCCTCTGTAACCCGACAGAGCAGCTACAGTGGGCACGGCTCACTCCCTCGCACGGGGCTTAAACGGACCCCATCGCTAAAGCCAGATGTGCCCCCTAAACCCAATGGGTTTTCACCACAGACTTCACAGATGCGAGTGGTCAATAAGTACAGTTactga